The window CGGCGAGTGGATCTCGTCGGACTGGCCGGTCTGTGCCTCCAAGGACGTCGAGGCCCCACACCGGATGGGGGCGGCGCTGACCTACGCCCGGCGCTATGCCCTGTTCGCTCTGGTCGGAATTGCCGGAGAGGACGATTTGGACGCGCCCGACACCCAGGCAGGACCTTTAGTGGCGGCCGAGCCACAAACCGCCTCAGGGACGAAAGGAAAGCCTCCCAAGAGCGTCTTGAACCGACCCCCAGTCCTGCCTCCTGAGCGCTCGGCGGAATTGCTGAACCGGCTACTGGCCGAGCTCGCCACCCAGGTGGACGGGGAGGGCCAGGGCGGCCTCCTTGCTTGGGCCAAAGCAACCCTCCCCCTCAAGAACAGGCTTCGGGAAGCGGATGCGAGAGCTTTGGAGGCCGCTTATGCGGGCAGGCTTGCGGAGCCAACCGGGGCGGGCGCCGATCTCCAGGTCCATCTAACTTCGCCAGCGGAGGAGGCTGATTCCGACCCGCCAATGCCGCCGGATCTAAGGCTGCGTGCCACCGAACCACATCACCGGTTTGCGGATCCAGGCGGCAGCCTTGCTTTCCCAAAGGAGCCGCCTCGGAAACGAAGCAAGGCACATCTCAGTTTCGTCCGGGGATTGCCGTGTCTCATCTGTAAGCGGACGCCGGTCGATGCGCACCATCTCAAATTCGCGCAACCGCGTGCGCTTGGGCGGAAGGTCAGCGACGAGTTTACCGTTCCTTTGTGTCGGCCCCACCATCAGGCTCTGCACCGGCAAGGTAATGAAAAGGCATGGTGGGCGGACATGCAGGTCGATCCGCTGCTTGCTGCGAGGGATCTCTGGGCCACCAGCCCAGTTCATGAGACTGGGAGCGCACCACCGTCATACTCAGAAACACCGAGTGCGCTGGAGGCACCGCCAAGATGAACGCGCCGTTCCAAATCGCACTACGCCCGAGTTACGTTGCGCCAGAGGAGCTGGAAGTCCTGCGACCTGAGCCTCTATTGTTGCCCGGAGAAAGCCGCGAACAGTACGACGCGCTCCAGCGCATTGTTCTCGGAGACATCGCGCCGAGATCCGCCATCGAGTGCTTGCTGGCGTTCGACGTAGCGGAGCTGTCCTGGGAAATTCGCCGCTACCGGTCGCTGCGTCACAAGCTGCTGGAGGCCTTTCGGCATCGAGCGGTCGAAAGGGCGTTGAGCCAAATTGATCTTGTCGGTATCGACGACCGCACAAAGCAGCTCGCAAGAGCGCATATCGCAAAGAATGTGGTGGACTGGCGAGTCAATCCTAAAGCTGCGGCTGAAATCGACCGTCGCCTCTTGGCGTACGGCTTCGATCAAACATCTATCAGTATGGAAGTCTATTTGCAGGTCCGCGAGCAATACGCTTTCTTTGAGGGGCTGATCAATTCAGCCTCTCTCCATCGTTTCAACCTGCTCCGCGAAATTACTCGGGGGCGATTTGCTAAGACAGCAAATCTGGCGCGGTGAAAGGAAGGCTGCAGGCAAAGTACGCAAGTCAAGATTAGGCGCAACGTAATCTTGTGCCGTCGAGAGCAGAAGAGCGGTCACATCTATGGTCTGTTCGGCCGCACTGCGACATATCTCCGGCGCGATGCGCCGACCAGCACGTAGAACGCCAATTCGAGTTGAGCGCTTTTGCCGCGCAAGCTCCGTCACGAGCACTAACCTCTCATGATCGATCTGCGCCGTTTAGCCCGCACTTTTTTGCGGTCCGCCACGCCAGCAAAAGCAAGTGGCATGGTGAGAACCTTTCCTCGGTTAACCGAGGATTGAGAAACTCGCCCGAAGGCCTTGCGAAGGCTGATTCTCCGCGGCACAATTAGAAATTGATCAAGGCGCGAGATTTTTATGAGGCGGCCGAGCATTGCGGAAACTCTATCACTCTATCTGCACCGCGCAAAGGTGGTGCATGCGGAGTTCGGCTTTCGGGAGTTAATCGGTCGCGTGCTTAGGCGACTGGGCTTCCAGGACCGGGCGATAGCTGCTTGGCGAAAGCAGAAGATGGAGGCAGACGTCAATTTTGACCAACGCTTTGGTACGGATACAGGAGGAGTGCAAAACCTCGCAGGCCAGGGTGGCATCGTTGGCGAGAATGCAAAGCATGGCCTTGCGCACATCGCGACCGAGCCAGCGCAATTCAGTCAGATAATGCAGATGCTTGATCTGCCGCTTTCAGAGTTCACTTTCGTCGATCTTGGCTGTGGCAAGGGCAGAGCCCTAATCCTTGCCGCACAATTTCCATTCAAGGCGATCATTGGAGTGGATTTCGTGCCGTCGTTCGTTGAAGCCGCTCGCAAGAACGTCAGTGTTGCAGCTGCCCAAGGACTACGAGGGGACATACAGGTCTTAGTCGGAGACGCAGCGCAGTTTGTTCTGCCTTCCGGGGCAGCGCTCGTGTACCTCTACAATCCATTCGATTCACACGTGGTCCGGAAAGTTGCCTTGCACCTGCGGGCTTCCTACGAAAGCGATCGCCGTCCAATTTTCATCGTCTACTCCAATCCCGTTCACATACACGAGTTTACAAGCTGCGGCTGGCAGCCTGTAATTCAAGGCAGCGGGTGGGTAGCCTTTAATTATCTCGACTGAAAATCACACTCTGTGTCTCAGGAGAACTGCGCTCTCAAGAATTTCGCGCTGTTGCTTCATATTTTTCAACTGCCAGGCGACGCATGTTCTCTTATTTTTTCTCACGAATAGCTCATACGAAGATTGTGAGCAGCCTCGCGCTCGGCCTCGCAATTCTAAGGCACGCCCATCTTCTGAAACGGATGCTATTCGCGCGGCGAGCTAGTGCGCTCGGTCGCTATCTTCGCGTTCGCCCGGAGATCATCGAGATCGTTTACGGTCGATTCATTTCCGCGAACTGGGATGCTGCAACGAAACTCAATACCGCGATAAGCCATGTCGAAACGGTCGAGGCAATTGGAGGGGCGCTAGGTGCAGAGGCGGACATTGTCACCGATCTGATCGAGCTGCCCGAGGGTTCTGGTTACAGGATCAGTCTTGATCAGCCGCGATGGTTGCTTAGAGAAGGTCAGCTCGCCTTGAGTCTGTGGGGAGGCCCTGACCGGATCTTCAGTGTTAGCTTCTCGTTGCGGGCGGATGCAGCTGGACTAAATGCTTTCATCGGGGGAATTCAGGGGCGACGGCAGGTTGAGGGTGAGGAGGATGTTCTCGAGCGCTATAGGCGTTTCACAAAATGTGCCCATGGTGTTCGCCCTAGAGATTTCATCCTTGAGGTCTTCAAGGTGTTCTGCAAGGTCATTGGCGTTGACCACATTCTAGCCGTAGCGCAAGCCAACCATCCCCTTTCCGGAAAGAGTGACGGATTTTCACTGGCTTATGATGAGATTTGGCAGGAGCGCGGCGGCCAATATGATGGTCATGGATTTTACGCCTTGCCCATTGGTTTTTCGACCAAGGCAGAAGATGAGATTCCGGCCAAGAAGAGGAGTCAATATCGAAAGCGTAGCGCAATGTTTGCGGATATTGAGGACCGATTGTCCGAACGCCTGGTGAAGCAGCGCTTGGAGAGGCCCCGCCCTGCAGCTGAGCTTCAGCAAGGTGACGTAAGGAGCCTGGATACACTGCTGCGGTTTCTGGCTTACGCAGGCGCAATATTCGTTTTAGCGTCCACGAACTTCATGGGCGGGACCTGGATTGGATTTGCGGTTGGCTTGGCTTTCGTCCATGCGACCTACTGGATGCTGAAGGGGAATATCCCCGAGCGAGCTGGCGAGCGAATAAGGACACTGGCTCGACTCAGGCGGAGCCCTATAGCTGTTCGTGCAGGAGTAGCGATAGCCATTCTCGCCTTGGGATTGGCCGTTGATGTCCAATTGGATGCGGACAGAGCGCTGGGAAGAATCTTCAAACTCTATTTCATCCTTGTGTTCGTAAGTTCTCTTTGTCTCGGAACGCGTGTCACCTTAGTTGTCGGTGCGGTTTGTCTTGTGGCTCTTAATTTTCTGCACCTACCACCACGATACAGCTTTGCGATCTCGAATTGGCAAGAGGCCCTGGATCTGCTGACGTTCGGCGCTATGGCAGCCCTAGTTCTGGTGATACCTCGACTCTTGCTCGCTTCCATCGAGCTGGGCGCGCTCAAGCGCCGGCGCATTAGATAGGGCTTTCAGCCACATGAGGCAGCTTAGCTAGCACTCCCACCGTTCGGGATGGCCTTGGAGCTTGGATGTCTGTTGGTCTGGGCGTCCAGTTAGGGGAACTTGTATGCGTCGCTATCTGAGCGGCGAGGATCACGA of the Bradyrhizobium sp. WSM1417 genome contains:
- a CDS encoding ERF family protein, which codes for MHQSSERIGTIAAALARAQSELMNPEKTLTAVIRSPFPREEDRTFRYASLASGLEIVRKTLSQQEIATIQTTRVEQPTGHIHLTTLLAHASGEWISSDWPVCASKDVEAPHRMGAALTYARRYALFALVGIAGEDDLDAPDTQAGPLVAAEPQTASGTKGKPPKSVLNRPPVLPPERSAELLNRLLAELATQVDGEGQGGLLAWAKATLPLKNRLREADARALEAAYAGRLAEPTGAGADLQVHLTSPAEEADSDPPMPPDLRLRATEPHHRFADPGGSLAFPKEPPRKRSKAHLSFVRGLPCLICKRTPVDAHHLKFAQPRALGRKVSDEFTVPLCRPHHQALHRQGNEKAWWADMQVDPLLAARDLWATSPVHETGSAPPSYSETPSALEAPPR
- a CDS encoding trans-aconitate 2-methyltransferase, coding for MRRPSIAETLSLYLHRAKVVHAEFGFRELIGRVLRRLGFQDRAIAAWRKQKMEADVNFDQRFGTDTGGVQNLAGQGGIVGENAKHGLAHIATEPAQFSQIMQMLDLPLSEFTFVDLGCGKGRALILAAQFPFKAIIGVDFVPSFVEAARKNVSVAAAQGLRGDIQVLVGDAAQFVLPSGAALVYLYNPFDSHVVRKVALHLRASYESDRRPIFIVYSNPVHIHEFTSCGWQPVIQGSGWVAFNYLD
- a CDS encoding DUF535 family protein, which encodes MFSYFFSRIAHTKIVSSLALGLAILRHAHLLKRMLFARRASALGRYLRVRPEIIEIVYGRFISANWDAATKLNTAISHVETVEAIGGALGAEADIVTDLIELPEGSGYRISLDQPRWLLREGQLALSLWGGPDRIFSVSFSLRADAAGLNAFIGGIQGRRQVEGEEDVLERYRRFTKCAHGVRPRDFILEVFKVFCKVIGVDHILAVAQANHPLSGKSDGFSLAYDEIWQERGGQYDGHGFYALPIGFSTKAEDEIPAKKRSQYRKRSAMFADIEDRLSERLVKQRLERPRPAAELQQGDVRSLDTLLRFLAYAGAIFVLASTNFMGGTWIGFAVGLAFVHATYWMLKGNIPERAGERIRTLARLRRSPIAVRAGVAIAILALGLAVDVQLDADRALGRIFKLYFILVFVSSLCLGTRVTLVVGAVCLVALNFLHLPPRYSFAISNWQEALDLLTFGAMAALVLVIPRLLLASIELGALKRRRIR